One genomic region from Ammospiza caudacuta isolate bAmmCau1 chromosome 1, bAmmCau1.pri, whole genome shotgun sequence encodes:
- the BHLHE22 gene encoding class E basic helix-loop-helix protein 22, which produces MERALGLPAEEDLFHKSLAASAKRMESAFRSPPGLDLSHPRDRQPSPLACYEASEPEALLQPGVGGDPLALPPGSVCVKYGESASRSSVAESSGGEQSPDDDSDGRCELVLRGAGGDPRVASPAAGGGGGGGGGLKAAEGSCSNSHGHGGSKKSKEQKALRLNINARERRRMHDLNDALDELRAVIPYAHSPSVRKLSKIATLLLAKNYILMQAQALEEMRRLVAYLNQGQAISAASLPSSAAAAAAAAAALHPALGAYEQAAGYPFSAGLPPATSCPEKCAIFNSVSSSLCKQCTEKP; this is translated from the coding sequence ATGGAGCGGGCGCTGGGGCTGCCCGCAGAAGAGGACCTCTTCCACAAGAGCCTCGCCGCCTCGGCCAAGCGCATGGAGTCCGCCTTCCGCTCGCCCCCGGGGCTCGACCTTTCCCACCCCCGCGACCGCCAGCCCTCGCCGCTCGCCTGCTACGAGGCGTCGGAGCCCGAGGCGCTGCTGCAGCCCGGAGTCGGCGGCGACCCGCTGGCGTTGCCGCCGGGCTCCGTCTGCGTCAAGTACGGCGAGAGCGCCAGCCGCAGCTCGGTGGCCGAGAGCAGCGGCGGCGAGCAGAGCCCCGACGACGACAGCGACGGCCGCTGCGAGCTGGTGCTGCGCGGCGCCGGGGGGGACCCGCGCGTGGCCTcgccggcggcgggcggcggcggaggggggggcggggggctgAAGGCGGCCGAGGGCAGCTGCTCCAACAGCCACGGGCACGGCGGCAGCAAGAAGTCCAAGGAGCAGAAGGCGCTGCGGCTCAACATCAACgcgcgggagcggcggcggatGCACGACCTGAACGACGCGCTGGACGAGCTGCGGGCGGTCATCCCCTACGCGCACAGCCCCTCGGTGCGGAAGCTCTCCAAGATCGCCACGCTCCTCCTGGCCAAGAACTACATCCTGATGCAGGCGCAGGCCCTGGAGGAGATGCGGCGCTTGGTGGCTTATCTCAACCAGGGCCAGGCCATCTCGGCcgcctccctgcccagctccgccgcggcggcggcggcggcggcggcggcgctgcaCCCCGCCCTCGGCGCCTACGAGCAGGCGGCCGGCTACCCCTTCAGCGCCGGGCTGCCCCCCGCCACCTCCTGCCCGGAGAAATGTGCCATCTTCAACAGCGtctcctccagcctctgcaaACAGTGCACGGAGAAGCCTTAA